Part of the Benincasa hispida cultivar B227 chromosome 12, ASM972705v1, whole genome shotgun sequence genome is shown below.
ATAGATATGCGTGAATTGACaagttcacgttcatgttattttttccatgtttgacggtgtttctacgggccgctagatatgcgtgaatcgacaggttccgttcatgttacttttctATGTTTGACGGTGCGCCATCtcaggccactagacatgcaagttaaggcaagatagtacgtcCTTTGGTTTCTTTTTATCATAAAAAACAAATGTAGTTGTTTGAGCCACGTGCCCATCATTCTCTGCTCGTGGATGATGCATAACCTGATCCCgataatgggatcacttactgagtgtatttttatactcaacctttcttaatttatgtttttcaggtaaggataGGAACGGACCAGTAGGAGACGAGAGGGATCTGTGATCGTGTCATATGGGATATGTAAATGGCTTCCGCTCAATTTACGTTTTTAagctatttaaatattttgatttgaaacttgatgttggtcaaaattttatctgtttaagttattttttcttcatgggcccgaacaaaggttttacttatttgttatttattttgaaaaattgtctttattattttaataaaatttattttcatcaatgatcaaaatattttgaacgtaaatgtgtaattatgagtTACGACCCTTATCAGAGAGTACTCAAAAGATCGGGTAGTTACAATGTGCTCCACTAACCCATAAATACTTACCTGAAAATGAGTTGTCCCTACCGAGTTGTTTTGTTGTACATACTTTCTATGTAATATTATTTAGTCTCTCTAGTATTCATTCTTTTGATCTTTCGTTCActtcatttgaattaatttagtgGACTTCTTTTCAATGCTTATCAATCCATATACTCTCATTTCGAAAATACTTGGGTACTGCCTCGTGCAGTCCAAGTAGctctcaaataaaaaaatgtcatgtgactgtcttaattttttttatttaaaatttttcattccTCAACTCATTCACACCTCTTTTTTACTGCTTACAAATTTCAAGCCTCTCTGTTTGCAAGTATTACATGCCCTTtgtcaaataaaaattttcaaactttgttACATATGTCAAAAGTCAACAACGCATGTTATACTTGggaaataaaatgaattaatgGTGCAATCTGATAAACATAGAATTCAAGTACAcaacataaattaaattaatcatcacATATATTTCTCGGTAAACTTTATTTGTAAAGTACATACAAAGACATTCTTTTATGTctgtccaaaaaaaaaagaaaaaaagaaaaaaaaaattctcgtgaatatatcaaatacaacaaaGATGTGTAACGTTAATTCTTCTTTATCAACCTAATTTCAGGTCTTCCTACTTGTATATGATTTATCTTAAGTAAAAGTATATTATTCAATTTACCTAATACGATTGATATGAGCAAAGGGCTCTGTGTTATAGGATTTTGGAGCAGGTTTAGCTACTTCAGGAGCCCCAAAAACATGCCATAATCTCAATGTTTCATCTGCTGCTGCTGAAGCCACAGTGCATCCATCTGGACTCTGTAATTAAACATCACACCAACACAAAGCTATAAGAAACAGTCCAACCAACCACACACCAACACAGCTATAAGAATCAGTCCATTAAAACTTAATTTGTTAGACACACCCACACCTGACTCCTGAGCTTGGAAATTTAGTATAAAACAAGTACATTTATCATGCTTATACTAAGGTTATGATAAGAACCTAAATGTATGTACCTGAGCCATGAAGAGAACTCTTGATGTATGACCCGTGAGCTCTCCCATCTTCACCATTGAAGGATACTTCCAAAGAGTGAGCTGGTTCTGGGCGAACCCATGGGAGCTGAGAAGCTCTCTCTCATTTTTATTCCATAGTAGAGCACATACTTGAGAACCAGTATCAACAGAATTCAAACATGCTCCGGTGTGGGTGTTCCAAAACTTAATGGAACGATCTCCACTGCCTCCACCGGATGCTAGCAAGTTGCCTTGGAATGGACACCAGGCAAGGGCCTTGACTGCAGAAGTATGATCCTCAAGCCTGTGAAGCCATTGGGTAGCTGAGTTCGAAGATGCTGTTGATCTGTCCCAGATATGGAGGATATTGTCATTCCCTCCACTTGCTAATTGTTGTCCAGATAATGACCATTTAAGCCCACAGACTTCTTGATCATGGCCTCTATAAGTTTCCACTATGTGATCTCTAATTCTCACATCATTGTTAATGATCTTCCCATCCATTCCTCCAGTTGTGAGAATGTGATTGTTCCATGCCAGTGAGCCCACTCGCATCCTATGGCCACCCCTCAAAGTTCTTAGCTGCATTACATCATCACCCAAAACAattcaggattcagatcattaTGTATTTTGTTAAATGTATATAAGAAACTCAATTTTGAAATAGCAAGGCTAAAAAAGAAACCTGTCTATTCGAGAGCGAATCCCAAAGCTGTACTTCAGAATTGTTCAACCCAACGGCAATGTGTCTTCCATCAGGAGCCCAATTCACACTTGTTACAGGACCAACTTCATCATCAACCGTTACAAGTTCTGAAGTAGAACCATCTTGTGCGTTCCACAAATACACAGTGTTCCCAAGAGCTATAGCAAGCACGTTGGTGCTGCCCCAATCCAATAAGTTTAAGTAGTAATCATCAACAAGGTCAGGAGCATCCAATGTCTTTTCAGAGGTCTGccatagaaaaattcaaatttcagaaAATACCCAGTTGATGATTTGAGGAAAATTATCAAACATTTAAACTGCAACTCACCTGAGGGATATGACGGCGGGCCTTGACGGGTTTATCATGAGAAACAGAGGAGAAGAACTCCTTAGGTATCATCTCAACTGGTGCAGGAGGTTTGTTCTTGAACGCAAGGATTCGAGTTCGATTCATGTTCAGTGTCTCAGCCAACCGCTTCTGATAAGCTTCCTTAGACGGCGAACTAACAGAAGGATTTTCCTTACCTTTCCTCCCATCAGTAACCATGTAATGCGCATAATCGAAATCCATCGCCGATCGATTCGGAATAAACCTATCCAACTGCAATCGAAACAAAGAATTAACCCATTCGAGTTAATATCGAAACAGACAAAATTCTTTGATTCagaaaaataaatacatatagAAAACAGCATCAATTAAGATTAAACCCATCCCCAATCGTAATCgaaacaaagaataaaaaaatcgaTCCGGCTAAAAAAAACCCTAGTTTAAATTCAATACGGAAACAGGAAACCCCATCTATTCggaaaatttcatataataaaaCACAACTCATCTTCATGTAATTAGTGAATTCAAACAAGACACACttacattttcttttgaatGCTTTTTCTGGAGTTGCTGTTCTTGAAGGGGAAAGCGAGAGTGATTAGCTTTAGAAGAAGAACTCAAAGATCCTGCATCCATAACGTtaatttcccaaaaaaaaaacaataatactaaaaaagaacggaaaaaaaaagaaaaaaagatgaaCGAACAGATCGTCGCGGTGCTGCAGCACAAAGAAACCTCTGCAAATACTTG
Proteins encoded:
- the LOC120067705 gene encoding cell division cycle 20.2, cofactor of APC complex-like, translated to MDAGSLSSSSKANHSRFPLQEQQLQKKHSKENLDRFIPNRSAMDFDYAHYMVTDGRKGKENPSVSSPSKEAYQKRLAETLNMNRTRILAFKNKPPAPVEMIPKEFFSSVSHDKPVKARRHIPQTSEKTLDAPDLVDDYYLNLLDWGSTNVLAIALGNTVYLWNAQDGSTSELVTVDDEVGPVTSVNWAPDGRHIAVGLNNSEVQLWDSLSNRQLRTLRGGHRMRVGSLAWNNHILTTGGMDGKIINNDVRIRDHIVETYRGHDQEVCGLKWSLSGQQLASGGNDNILHIWDRSTASSNSATQWLHRLEDHTSAVKALAWCPFQGNLLASGGGSGDRSIKFWNTHTGACLNSVDTGSQVCALLWNKNERELLSSHGFAQNQLTLWKYPSMVKMGELTGHTSRVLFMAQSPDGCTVASAAADETLRLWHVFGAPEVAKPAPKSYNTEPFAHINRIR